In one window of Hevea brasiliensis isolate MT/VB/25A 57/8 chromosome 10, ASM3005281v1, whole genome shotgun sequence DNA:
- the LOC110632583 gene encoding glutaredoxin-C9, with translation MQQAIPYKSWLPLYTTTTNPLTLNHTSTNGLVDYKKLLKGSKNMVSMVQENAIIVFARRGCCMSHVVKRLLLGLGVNPPIYEIDEEDEISVLQELEMIVNKVGGGNDNMRKVQLPGVFIGGKLFGGLDRLMATHISGELVPILKDAGALWL, from the coding sequence ATGCAGCAGGCAATCCCTTACAAGTCATGGCTGCCTCTatacaccaccaccaccaacccTCTAACCCTTAACCACACTTCCACTAATGGTCTCGTTGATTATAAGAAACTGTTAAAAGGGTCGAAAAACATGGTCAGTATGGTTCAAGAGAATGCTATTATAGTGTTTGCTAGGCGGGGGTGCTGTATGAGCCATGTAGTGAAGCGATTGCTATTAGGTCTTGGAGTGAACCCACCGATCTATGAGATTGATGAGGAAGATGAGATTAGTGTTTTGCAAGAATTGGAGATGATTGTTAACAAAGTGGGAGGTGGAAATGATAATATGAGAAAAGTTCAGCTTCCTGGTGTTTTTATTGGTGGCAAGTTGTTTGGAGGATTGGATAGGCTTATGGCTACTCATATTTCAGGAGAATTGGTGCCTATATTGAAAGACGCAGGAGCCTTGTGGCTTTGA
- the LOC110632580 gene encoding protein ECERIFERUM 16: MDAKALAKSKRAHSLQHSKKPHSAQKSKAPAGGANDAGTGNKALGKQAKEKARQSGLPSNWDRYEEEFDSGSQDPSGDTTNKASDVILPKSKGADYRYLLAEYQTQCQSDCYLDTVPSLDDILPGDFKLGLESMLSVRGKSIQSWIGDDNFVVEETAVSPEVPFLSLNLNALAEQLAKVDISERLFIEADLLPLQLTGDGSKPCSSLESDQMQTSETEATATFSEEPTLKDFSKMNKVANENIEITSSGSIVNGHLNVNSFNQGFDLLNQTRTDRNSSQDSKHSQSRALECPTEFNMSSVSEPKKKRSTFEASTAEAELDMLLDSFSETKLLDSSGFMSATIPVKQKEAPAPLPQLARNTPSSAKSRPIAAKLDDVLDDLLEETSILTDKNGSYQLTKVTAAHDEIQSSSSQPATKSKVLDDFDSWLDTI, translated from the exons ATGGATGCAAAAGCATTAGCAAAATCAAAGAGGGCTCACTCGCTACAACATAGCAAAAAGCCCCATTCTGCTCAAAAATCTAAAGCCCCGGCTGGAGGTGCTAACGATGCTGGAACTGGAAATAAGGCATTGGGGAAGCAAGCTAAGGAGAAAGCTCGCCAGTCTGGTCTCCCTTCGAATTGGGATCGTTATGAGGAAGAATTTGATTCAGGTTCTCAAGACCCATCTGGGGATACAACAAATAAAGCCTCTGATGTTATTTTGCCCAAGAGTAAAGGTGCAGACTACCGTTACCTGCTTGCTGAATATCAGACTCAGTGCCAGTCGGATTGTTACTTGGATACCGTTCCTTCactggatgatattttgcctG GGGACTTTAAACTTGGATTAGAGTCAATGCTTTCAGTCAGGGGAAAGAGCATTCAATCATGGATTGGGGATGATAATTTTGTTGTAGAGGAAACAGCTGTGAGCCCTGAG GTACCATTTCTCTCCTTGAATTTGAATGCTCTTGCGGAACAACTAGCGAAAGTAGACATTTCAGAGAGGCTCTTCATTGAAGCAGACCTATTACCACTGCAGCTG ACTGGTGATGGATCAAAGCCATGCAGCAGCCTGGAGTCAGATCAAATGCAAACAAGTGAAACTGAAGCAACAGCAACATTCTCTGAAGAACCGACGCTAAAAGATTTTTCCAAGATGAATAAGGTTGCAAACGAGAATATTGAGATTACATCATCAGGATCCATTGTCAATGGCCATTTGAACGTGAATTCATTTAACCAAGGATTTGATTTATTAAATCAGACTAGGACTGATCGAAATTCAAGTCAAGACAGCAAACACAGTCAAAGCAGAGCTTTGGAGTGCCCAACAGAATTCAACATGAGTTCGGTTTCAGAACCCAAGAAGAAACGATCCACATTCGAGGCATCAACTGCCGAGGCAGAACTGGATATGCTTCTTGACTCATTTAGTGAGACAAAGCTGCTTGATTCTTCTGGATTCATGTCTGCTACTATTCCTGTGAAACAAAAAGAGGCCCCTGCACCTCTGCCACAACTCGCAAGAAATACCCCGAGTTCTGCAAAATCAAGGCCCATTGCTGCAAAACTAGATGATGTACTGGATGACTTACTTGAGGAAACGTCCATTTTGACAGACAAAAACGGTTCATATCAGCTGACTAAGGTAACAGCTGCCCACGATGAAATTCAATCGTCTTCCTCTCAGCCTGCAACTAAGTCAAAAGTTTTGGATGATTTTGATTCATGGTTAGATACAATTTGA
- the LOC110632610 gene encoding zinc finger protein NUTCRACKER, with amino-acid sequence MAEEAISGNGGFVQNPVSGSNLPAVKKKRNLPGTPDPEAEVIALSPKTLMATNRFLCEICGKGFQRDQNLQLHRRGHNLPWKLKQRTTKEVRKRVYVCPEKTCVHHHPSRALGDLTGIKKHFCRKHGEKKWKCDKCSKRYAVQSDWKAHSKTCGTREYKCDCGTLFSRRDSFITHRAFCDALAEETARVNAASNGLAAVSTNFNYHHLMGTTPVGPNMAQHFSSVFKPISSNDQTMDRSRRGLSLWVSQGPQVHHEVIGGNNSIQEIHQLGSTGSSGAIFGDPLFSSSNPSPSDHFQLNWPFFGNKLLSSCNGHEQLTSNDSLPLNNAKEAAAAVQLASVPSLYSNQQQSHQTTSANMSATALLQKAAQIGATSTDPSFLGSFGLKYSSNSTQVQEGNRYCGLMYGSNPVSTSTNLASDDTAGNDISSLNHQLQMYPTAKRQKIQSDQDSAGGQTRDFLGVGVQQAICHPSTINGWI; translated from the exons ATGGCTGAAGAAGCAATCTCAGGTAATGGTGGTTTTGTTCAAAACCCAGTTAGTGGATCTAATCTTCCCGCTGTAAAGAAGAAGAGAAACCTACCAGGAACACCAG ATCCTGAAGCCGAAGTCATAGCCTTGTCACCAAAAACTCTCATGGCCACTAACAGATTCTTGTGTGAAATATGTGGCAAAGGCTTCCAAAGAGATCAGAATCTACAACTCCATCGCCGTGGACACAACCTCCCATGGAAACTCAAGCAGAGGACTACTAAGGAAGTAAGAAAGCGAGTCTACGTCTGCCCAGAAAAGACTTGTGTCCATCACCACCCTTCTAGGGCTCTTGGAGACCTAACTGGTATAAAGAAGCACTTCTGCAGAAAGCATGGAGAGAAGAAGTGGAAGTGCGACAAGTGTTCAAAGAGATATGCTGTCCAATCTGATTGGAAAGCACACTCAAAAACTTGTGGCACTAGGGAGTACAAATGCGACTGTGGAACTCTATTTTCGCG GAGAGATAGCTTCATCACTCACAGGGCCTTTTGCGATGCATTAGCTGAGGAAACGGCAAGAGTAAATGCAGCATCTAATGGTTTGGCTGCAGTTTCCACGAACTTCAACTATCATCATCTTATGGGGACTACTCCTGTAGGGCCTAACATGGCACAGCATTTCTCTTCAGTTTTCAAGCCAATCTCAAGCAATGACCAGACAATGGACCGAAGTAGAAGGGGACTCTCCTTGTGGGTGAGCCAAGGACCCCAAGTTCATCATGAAGTAATAGGCGGCAATAATAGTATCCAAGAGATTCACCAACTTGGGTCTACGGGTTCATCAGGAGCAATATTTGGTGACCCTCTTTTTTCATCATCAAATCCTTCACCATCTGATCATTTTCAGTTGAATTGGCCCTTTTTTGGAAATAAGCTCCTCTCTTCATGTAATGGTCATGAACAGTTAACAAGCAATGATTCGCTTCCATTAAACAACGCTAAGGAAGCTGCAGCAGCAGTTCAACTAGCAAGTGTTCCTTCCTTATATAGCAACCAACAGCAATCGCATCAAACCACTTCAGCAAATATGTCAGCCACAGCTTTACTTCAAAAAGCTGCTCAAATTGGTGCAACTTCAACTGACCCATCATTTCTTGGGAGTTTTGGATTAAAGTACAGTAGTAACAGTACTCAAGTTCAAGAAGGGAACAGGTACTGCGGATTAATGTATGGCTCAAACCCAGTAAGCACGAGTACAAATCTAGCAAGTGATGACACAGCAGGGAATGATATTTCCAGCTTAAATCATCAGCTGCAAATGTACCCAACAGCCAAACGCCAAAAAATACAAAGCGACCAAGATAGTGCAGGAGGGCAAACAAGAGACTTTCTTGGGGTTGGTGTACAACAAGCCATATGCCACCCATCAACAATCAATGGGTGGATTTGA
- the LOC110632611 gene encoding NAC domain-containing protein 73, with product MTWCNDSNDVQTIERTSPVPSNSSSVNIAQRHKESLLRSCPSCGHQIKCQDQARIHDLPGLPAGVKFDPTDQELLEHLEGKVKCDARKLHPLIDEFIPTIEGENGICYTHPEKLPGVSKDGLVRHFFHRPSKAYTTGTRKRRKVHTDAEGGETRWHKTGKTRPVLVSGKVKGYKKILVLYTNYGKQRKPEKTNWVMHQYHLGNNEEEKDGELVISKVFYQTQPRQCGSSMKDSPPSKLKGQSGHEGANSLKNSTLVHEYYNPSFISFDQGSQARANPPQLLPHFAVHDGSSFIP from the exons ATGACTTGGTGCAATGACAGTAACGATGTTCAAACCATTGAAAGAACCTCTCCAGTTCCTTCCAATTCAAGCAGTGTTAATATTGCTCAAAGACACAAAGAAAGCCTACTTAGAAGCTGCCCTTCTTGTGGTCACCAGATCAAGTGCCAAGATCAg gcGAGAATCCATGATTTGCCAGGGCTACCTGCTGGAGTGAAGTTTGATCCAACTGATCAAGAGCTGCTTGAGCATTTGGAGGGAAAGGTCAAGTGTGATGCTCGCAAGCTTCATCCTCTAATCGATGAGTTTATCCCCACAATTGAAGGAGAGAATGGAATTTGCTATACTCACCCAGAAAAGTTGCCAG GAGTTAGCAAAGATGGCCTGGTTCGCCACTTCTTCCATCGACCATCGAAAGCATACACAACaggaacaagaaaaagaagaaaggtaCACACAGACGCAGAAGGTGGCGAGACACGGTGGCACAAAACAGGCAAGACTAGACCAGTTCTTGTTAGTGGAAAGGTGAAAGGGTACAAGAAGATTCTAGTGCTTTACACCAACTATGGGAAGCAAAGAAAGCCAGAGAAGACCAATTGGGTAATGCACCAATACCATCTTGGTAATAACGAGGAAGAGAAAGATGGAGAGCTTGTGATATCCAAAGTTTTCTACCAAACACAGCCTAGACAATGTGGTTCTTCCATGAAAGACTCTCCTCCTTCAAAATTAAAGGGACAAAGTGGTCATGAAGGTGCTAATAGCCTTAAGAATTCTACTCTTGTTCATGAGTACTATAATCCTTCTTTTATTTCCTTTGACCAGGGTAGCCAAGCCAGAGCAAACCCTCCACAACTGCTTCCCcattttgccgtccatgatggGTCTTCTTTTATCCCTTGA
- the LOC110632613 gene encoding receptor-like protein kinase HSL1 codes for MLLFLSLLFLSFPLSALSLNQEGLFLQRVKLGLFDPTRALSNWNERDETPCNWVGITCDKETRRVDSVDLSDSFLSGPFPTFLCRLPSVTFISLYNNSINSSLPVDFSPCRNLEYLDLGQNLLVGSISESLADLPNLRYLSLAGNNLTGEIPVKFGEFRRLKTLLLAGNFLNGTIPSELSNISTLENLLIAYNPFTPSPLPIRLANLTNLKALWLADCKLIGPIPAILGHLTRLENLDLSQNSLTGSIPTLLTKLKSVVQIELYNNSLSGMLPVGFSNLTKLRRFDASMNELTGTIPNELCQLELESLNLFENSLEGTLPDSIAKSPNLYELKLFNNKLTGQLPSELGQNSLLKSLDVSYNGFSGEIPNNLCAKGELEDIILIYNSFSGKIPESLGKCHSLGRARLRNNQLSGTVPEEFWGLPRVYLVELVGNSLSGQVSRRISSAYNLSVLLISDNKLSGNIPMEIGFLGNLVEFSASNNLFTGPIPGSLVNLNVLSSLVLNGNELSGEFPTEIQGWKSLNELNLANNKLSGPIPDEIGNLPVLNYLDLSGNYFSGKIPPALQKLKLNLLNLSNNMLSGELPPLFAREIYKKSFGGNPGLCNGLEGLCPKMGESRKLRYLWLLRSIFILAGLVFVVGVVWFYFKYRNFNKGKKGITISKWRSFHKLGFSEFEITDCLKEDNVIGTGASGKVYKVVLSNGETVAVKKLRGESKQEDASANYDKDEFEVEVETLGRIRHKNIVRLWCCCNTGDCKLLVYEYMPNGSLGDLLHGSKGGLLDWPTRYKIALDAAEGLSYLHHDCVPPIVHRDVKSNNILLDGEFGARIADFGVAKAVQGINKGTESMSVIAGSCGYLAPEYAYTVRVNEKSDIYSFGVVILELVTGRLPIDPEFGEKDLVKWVYTTLDQKGVDHVIDPNLDSSFQDEICRVLNVGLKCTSSLPVSRPSMRRVVNMLQEASVESKLKSNKKDGKLSPYYHEKACDDVGND; via the exons ATGCTGCTCTTTCTTtcccttctctttctttcctttcctctctCTGCACTTTCCCTCAACCAAGAAGGTCTCTTCCTCCAGCGAGTCAAACTCGGACTCTTCGATCCAACTCGCGCGCTCTCTAACTGGAACGAACGAGACGAAACTCCATGTAACTGGGTCGGCATCACATGCGACAAGGAAACTCGCCGAGTCGACTCTGTCGACCTTTCTGACTCATTTCTCTCCGGTCCTTTTCCCACCTTCCTTTGCCGCCTCCCTTCTGTCACCTTCATCTCTCTTTACAACAATTCTATCAACTCGTCCCTGCCCGTTGATTTCTCCCCGTGTAGGAATCTCGAGTACTTGGACTTGGGCCAGAATCTTTTAGTGGGCTCCATCTCGGAATCTCTCGCTGACTTGCCGAATCTCCGGTACCTGAGCTTGGCGGGAAACAATTTAACTGGTGAGATTCCGGTGAAATTTGGGGAGTTCCGGCGGCTTAAGACGCTATTGCTCGCCGGAAATTTCCTTAATGGAACTATACCCAGTGAGCTCAGTAACATCTCGACTCTGGAAAATCTCTTAATCGCTTATAACCCCTTCACACCGAGTCCATTGCCGATTCGACTCGCCAACTTAACGAATCTTAAAGCGCTCTGGCTCGCTGACTGTAAGCTTATTGGTCCCATTCCAGCAATTCTGGGCCATTTAACTCGGTTGGAAAACTTGGATTTGTCTCAGAATAGCCTCACTGGGTCAATACCAACTTTGCTCACCAAGCTCAAGAGTGTAGTCCAAATTGAGCTCTACAACAACTCATTATCAGGCATGCTAccagtaggattttcaaacttgacGAAGCTGAGAAGATTTGATGCTTCGATGAATGAGTTAACTGGGACGATTCCAAATGAGTTGTGCCAGTTGGAGCTCGAGTCACTGAATTTGTTCGAGAACAGTCTCGAAGGCACTTTACCAGACAGTATAGCCAAGTCTCCCAATTTATACGAGCTCAAATTGTTCAATAACAAGCTAACAGGTCAATTACCGAGTGAACTCGGCCAGAACTCTCTGTTGAAATCGCTTGATGTGTCATACAATGGATTTTCTGGTGAAATACCGAATAACTTGTGTGCAAAGGGAGAATTAGAAGACATCATTTTGATATACAATTCATTTTCCGGGAAAATCCCAGAAAGTCTAGGGAAATGCCACAGTTTAGGCCGTGCTCGGTTAAGGAACAATCAACTTTCTGGGACAGTTCCAGAAGAGTTTTGGGGACTTCCAAGGGTATATTTGGTCGAGCTTGTAGGGAACTCGTTATCTGGGCAAGTTTCCAGGAGAATATCTTCTGCTTATAATCTCTCTGTTTTGCTGATCTCAGACAACAAGCTTTCTGGGAACATACCTATGGAGATTGGTTTTCTTGGCAATTTAGTTGAATTTTCTGCAAGTAATAATTTGTTTACGGGTCCAATTCCAGGAAGCCTGGTAAATTTGAATGTGTTAAGTAGTCTTGTCCTTAATGGTAATGAATTATCTGGTGAGTTCCCCACGGAAATTCAAGGTTGGAAGAGTTTAAACGAGCTTAATTTGGCGAACAATAAGCTATCTGGTCCCATCCCAGATGAAATTGGGAACTTGCCAGTACTTAATTACCTTGATCTTTCTGGGAATTACTTTTCTGGGAAAATCCCACCGGCCTTGCAGAAACTGAAGCtcaatttgttaaacttatcaAATAATATGCTTTCGGGAGAGTTACCCCCTCTTTTTGCCAGGGAGATCTATAAGAAGAGCTTCGGGGGGAATCCAGGATTGTGCAATGGCTTGGAGGGTCTTTGTCCGAAGATGGGTGAGTCTAGGAAGCTGCGCTACTTATGGCTTCTTAGGTCGATTTTCATACTTGCTGGTTTAGTTTTTGTTGTTGGCGTTGTTTGGTTCTACTTCAAGTACCGGAATTTCAACAAAGGTAAGAAAGGGATTACAATATCCAAGTGGAGGTCTTTCCATAAGCTTGGTTTTAGTGAATTTGAGATTACTGATTGCCTTAAGGAAGATAATGTGATTGGAACTGGAGCTTCTGGGAAAGTATACAAGGTTGTGCTTAGTAATGGTGAGACAGTAGCGGTAAAGAAACTAAGGGGAGAGAGCAAGCAAGAGGATGCTAGTGCCAATTACGACAAAGACGAATTCGAAGTAGAGGTCGAAACTTTGGGAAGGATCAGGCACAAGAATATTGTGAGATTATGGTGTTGCTGCAATACTGGGGACTGCAAGCTTCTGGTTTACGAGTATATGCCAAATGGGAGCTTAGGTGACTTGTTGCATGGTAGTAAGGGTGGCTTGTTGGATTGGCCAACAAGGTACAAGATAGCTTTAGATGCAGCAGAGGGTTTATCTTACCTGCACCATGATTGTGTTCCTCCAATTGTTCATCGGGATGTGAAGTCGAACAACATATTGTTAGATGGAGAGTTTGGTGCTAGAATCGCAGATTTTGGAGTTGCTAAAGCTGTACAAGGAATTAACAAGGGAACAGAATCCATGTCTGTGATTGCTGGTTCTTGTGGTTACCTTGCACCAG AATATGCCTATACTGTCAGGGTGAATGAGAAGAGTGACATCTACAGTTTTGGAGTCGTCATATTAGAGTTGGTAACAGGCAGGCTGCCCATAGATCCAGAGTTTGGAGAGAAAGACTTGGTGAAATGGGTTTACACCACCTTAGACCAAAAGGGAGTGGATCATGTAATTGATCCCAATCTTGATTCCAGTTTCCAGGATGAAATTTGCAGGGTTCTTAATGTTGGTCTCAAATGCACTAGCTCACTTCCTGTCAGCCGGCCTTCTATGCGAAGAGTGGTGAACATGCTGCAAGAGGCTAGCGTAGAGAGCAAGCTTAAATCCAACAAGAAGGATGGGAAGCTCTCGCCATATTACCATGAAAAAGCCTGTGATGATGTAGGGAATGATTGA